Proteins encoded together in one Candidatus Eremiobacterota bacterium window:
- a CDS encoding radical SAM protein — protein sequence MKKEAEVLLINPPFAEPRPYISIPTLVSYLESRGIRTAAYDLNCEFFYRFLTRERIRRGIEYVSERFLELNGRDELAFREMLEYTVCCDLLRDMEEHLGKLTLALLPFSDFQILRSLELESLLSGLTTAPYFPELLISKPQFTYASPYFEYSTADIAESTGHESFYSALLREIIAEILDEYEPRVAGISIVLTEQVVPAFLAARIIKELKPDLHVTVGGPFVSTYLKDLKNTVLFDYVDSLVFDEGELPLEQLARELAGTKPDLGRVQNLAYLKNGSLVSTPPAETLPAEASPPPDYRALPLDRYLVSERNAEMLFRLSKGCSWHRCTFCRTDIAMCREYRQAPHSFVYESLLEVIRDTGCGRFRFTSEDSDPLLLEHISKRLLEDGISIKWRCHARVDARFTRERGELYRKAGCTSLYLGVESFSDRILRMMNKGITCGLIDRVLTELGGGVPVRLYMMVGFPGETEEEALAGYGKVRSLLEQGLIGDYKYSIFEMQSGSEVGEHPERFGLSDLSRYPRSDLPSEILEFESRGMPRERALMLAAEFEKNRREWDPQLDRVCERYEETVEHVTVKGDPVEVRFNVKEILERMAHSTGLYFLPRIGEWIRYGEQHITPVRAARRASQPLSTV from the coding sequence ATGAAGAAAGAAGCAGAGGTGCTCCTCATCAATCCCCCCTTCGCAGAGCCGCGGCCCTATATCAGCATCCCCACGCTTGTTTCATATCTTGAGTCCCGGGGCATCCGCACCGCGGCATATGATCTCAACTGCGAGTTTTTCTACCGCTTTCTCACAAGGGAGAGGATCCGCAGGGGCATAGAATATGTTTCGGAGAGGTTCCTCGAGCTTAACGGCAGAGATGAGCTCGCCTTCAGGGAGATGCTTGAATACACGGTATGCTGCGATTTGCTCAGGGACATGGAGGAGCACCTGGGGAAGCTCACCCTGGCGCTCCTGCCTTTTTCAGATTTCCAGATACTCAGGAGCCTGGAGCTTGAGAGCCTGCTCAGCGGCCTCACGACAGCCCCCTATTTTCCCGAGCTCCTGATCTCGAAGCCCCAGTTCACTTATGCAAGCCCCTATTTCGAGTACTCCACGGCCGACATCGCGGAGAGCACGGGCCATGAGAGCTTTTATTCCGCCCTCTTAAGAGAGATAATCGCTGAAATACTCGACGAGTATGAGCCCAGGGTGGCGGGCATCTCAATAGTGCTCACAGAGCAGGTGGTGCCTGCTTTCCTTGCGGCACGCATCATCAAGGAGTTGAAGCCTGACCTTCATGTAACGGTCGGCGGGCCCTTTGTCTCCACTTATCTGAAGGATCTCAAGAACACGGTGCTCTTTGATTACGTGGACAGCCTGGTCTTTGACGAGGGTGAGCTCCCCCTCGAGCAGCTCGCCAGGGAGCTCGCGGGCACGAAGCCCGACCTCGGGAGAGTGCAGAACCTCGCATATCTGAAAAACGGGAGCCTTGTATCCACTCCCCCGGCAGAAACACTTCCTGCCGAGGCATCGCCTCCTCCCGACTACAGGGCCCTTCCCCTGGACAGGTATCTTGTCTCAGAAAGAAACGCCGAGATGCTCTTCAGGCTCTCGAAGGGATGCTCGTGGCACCGCTGCACCTTCTGCAGGACCGACATCGCGATGTGCCGGGAATACCGGCAGGCCCCTCATTCCTTCGTCTATGAGAGCCTGCTCGAGGTCATCAGGGACACGGGGTGCGGCAGGTTCCGCTTTACCAGCGAAGATTCTGACCCGCTGCTCCTTGAGCATATCTCGAAGAGGCTCCTGGAAGACGGCATATCCATAAAGTGGCGATGCCACGCACGCGTTGACGCGCGGTTCACCAGGGAGCGCGGCGAGCTCTACCGCAAGGCGGGGTGCACGAGCCTTTACCTCGGCGTGGAATCTTTCAGCGACAGGATCCTGCGCATGATGAACAAGGGGATTACCTGCGGGCTCATTGACAGGGTCCTCACAGAGCTCGGCGGCGGCGTTCCCGTGCGCCTCTATATGATGGTGGGATTTCCGGGGGAGACTGAAGAAGAGGCGCTCGCCGGGTACGGGAAGGTGCGCTCCCTTCTTGAGCAAGGCCTTATCGGCGACTATAAGTACTCTATCTTCGAGATGCAGTCAGGATCAGAAGTGGGGGAGCACCCGGAGCGTTTCGGCCTCAGTGATCTTAGCCGTTACCCGCGCTCGGACCTGCCCTCTGAGATACTGGAGTTCGAAAGCAGAGGGATGCCCAGGGAACGGGCTCTCATGCTGGCCGCAGAGTTCGAGAAAAACAGGAGAGAGTGGGATCCCCAGCTGGACAGGGTCTGTGAGCGCTATGAAGAGACGGTTGAGCACGTCACTGTGAAGGGAGACCCCGTGGAGGTGAGGTTCAACGTCAAGGAGATACTGGAGAGAATGGCCCATTCCACGGGGCTCTATTTCCTCCCCCGGATCGGGGAATGGATACGGTACGGGGAACAGCATATCACCCCTGTCAGGGCTGCCCGCCGGGCGTCGCAGCCGCTCAGCACTGTATGA
- a CDS encoding radical SAM protein gives MKKPVDVLLINPPFSRPDEPVIGIATLAAYLKTRQITVEAKDASLELFRRTVTNDCINEERAYAGERFTELNGRSVLDFCGIYEYVRLFSLLLRLQGLQGIFDDAGGDLWEKLRHASDTVRSSFLELATASFFPRFILYGGPPTFSCHSPYHHFSKADILASLDDPAWYSEALENTIALYFEEMSPRIAAISVSYFNQIIPAFQCARIIRRIAPGVHISMGGSAVQIFFRKVRDTGLFAIVDTIATGDGEATLEALSRELQRKSASLEAVPGIIYLSGTMVKKNDPAPPLPVEGLSLPDYRAFPPEDFMAGPEAMRLPLRLSKGCSWGRCSFCRTELSMIKAYQAPTAGRLFPMVTDFIIATGCRKIHFADESIDPEALEEISKELIGRELTLDWNFQTRINRKITERRCRLFREAGCSAISFGAESFSDRVLGLMSKGITAELIEKVLYEAGSVLPVTIFMMVGFPGETEEEARESFRKVRELARAGVIRDYIYSPFIIHSGSAMMAEPGRYGITELHHGPGEDLSPDIIDYQCTGMAREKARELFIEFSRSQAGRRPWPPEVRIGKNTVPRRFDVEEMMGIIARETSMRPAMPLYRLIITAEASLAPESI, from the coding sequence ATGAAAAAACCTGTTGACGTGCTTCTCATCAATCCTCCCTTCTCAAGGCCCGATGAGCCTGTGATAGGCATCGCCACCCTCGCGGCATATCTCAAGACGAGGCAGATCACTGTCGAGGCGAAAGATGCAAGCCTCGAGCTCTTTCGCAGAACAGTAACGAATGACTGCATCAATGAAGAGAGAGCCTATGCCGGAGAGAGGTTCACGGAGCTCAACGGCAGAAGCGTTCTCGACTTCTGCGGGATCTATGAGTACGTGAGGCTCTTTTCCCTGCTTCTGCGCCTGCAGGGGCTTCAGGGCATCTTTGATGATGCCGGGGGGGATCTCTGGGAAAAGCTCAGGCATGCAAGCGACACGGTGAGGTCCTCGTTTCTCGAGCTTGCCACGGCATCGTTCTTTCCCCGCTTCATACTCTATGGAGGCCCGCCGACCTTCAGCTGCCACTCTCCTTACCACCACTTCTCCAAAGCCGACATACTCGCTTCCCTTGACGATCCCGCCTGGTACTCCGAGGCGCTCGAGAATACTATTGCACTGTACTTTGAGGAGATGAGCCCGCGGATCGCCGCAATCTCGGTGTCATACTTTAACCAGATTATTCCGGCCTTTCAGTGCGCCCGCATCATAAGAAGGATTGCGCCGGGTGTCCATATCAGCATGGGAGGATCGGCGGTCCAGATATTTTTTCGGAAGGTGAGGGATACCGGGCTCTTCGCCATTGTTGACACCATTGCCACCGGAGACGGCGAGGCGACGCTCGAGGCGCTCTCACGAGAGCTTCAGAGGAAGTCAGCCTCACTGGAGGCGGTGCCAGGAATCATCTACCTGTCAGGCACGATGGTGAAAAAAAATGACCCGGCGCCGCCCCTTCCTGTTGAAGGCCTCTCCCTCCCCGATTACAGGGCCTTCCCCCCGGAAGACTTCATGGCCGGCCCCGAGGCAATGCGCTTGCCCCTGAGGCTCTCGAAGGGGTGCTCCTGGGGCAGGTGCTCCTTCTGCCGGACCGAGCTTTCCATGATAAAAGCGTACCAGGCGCCGACGGCGGGGCGCCTCTTCCCGATGGTCACCGATTTCATCATTGCCACGGGGTGCCGGAAGATCCACTTTGCCGACGAGTCAATTGATCCCGAAGCCCTGGAGGAGATCTCGAAAGAGCTCATCGGCAGGGAACTCACCCTTGACTGGAACTTTCAGACGAGAATCAACAGAAAGATCACTGAGAGGCGCTGCAGGCTCTTCAGGGAGGCGGGATGCTCGGCCATCTCCTTCGGTGCAGAATCCTTCAGCGACAGGGTCCTTGGCCTGATGAGCAAGGGCATCACGGCAGAGCTCATAGAAAAGGTGCTCTATGAGGCCGGGAGCGTTCTGCCTGTCACCATCTTCATGATGGTGGGCTTCCCCGGCGAGACCGAAGAGGAAGCGAGGGAGAGCTTCAGGAAAGTCCGGGAGCTTGCCCGGGCAGGAGTGATCCGCGATTATATCTACTCCCCCTTCATTATCCACTCAGGCTCTGCAATGATGGCGGAGCCGGGGCGCTACGGCATCACCGAGCTGCACCACGGTCCTGGAGAAGACCTTTCACCTGATATCATCGATTATCAGTGCACCGGCATGGCAAGGGAAAAAGCCAGGGAGCTCTTCATCGAGTTTTCCCGGAGCCAGGCAGGCCGCCGGCCCTGGCCGCCGGAGGTCAGGATAGGAAAAAATACCGTTCCGCGGAGGTTTGACGTGGAAGAAATGATGGGGATCATTGCCCGGGAGACCTCCATGCGCCCTGCGATGCCCCTCTACCGCCTGATCATCACGGCAGAAGCGTCGCTTGCTCCTGAATCCATATGA
- a CDS encoding ThiF family adenylyltransferase, translating to MFTEKSRLSLKRTIYSVMLDGKDLVLLCTPCEPVVLKELSPFRRELLILLDGRRTAGEIMQELNARGHRCIFSKVREELDRLDEWLLLEEEGDAPLPEDTEHAGRNDRTRLWFAARRTSGASFARQAERDLQSAHIVLFGLGGLGSQLFTQLLLTGIGEITAVDCEKVEESNLNRQSLFYESNVGRLKTEAAAERARLMNSSASIHFVDKRIASAGDFASLMAPASLALLAADTPRDMIFDWMNEASYTTGVPVLYSNGVLQSSMGIGPLVIPGRTACYQCSMPEGARFEDPLVEQINRRHCHGVILPPLAMCAGLMVLELVRHLTGCEPCRIYDRRLHMDFRNYRMWFQDIEKRRSCPFCEQRAP from the coding sequence GTGTTCACAGAAAAGAGCCGCCTTTCCCTCAAGAGAACCATATACTCGGTGATGCTTGACGGCAAAGATCTCGTGCTTCTTTGCACCCCCTGCGAGCCCGTGGTGCTGAAGGAGCTCTCACCTTTCAGAAGGGAACTCCTCATTCTGCTTGACGGGAGGCGCACCGCGGGAGAGATCATGCAGGAGCTGAACGCGCGGGGCCATCGGTGCATTTTCAGCAAGGTGAGGGAAGAGCTTGATCGGCTCGATGAGTGGCTCCTTCTGGAAGAGGAGGGTGATGCTCCTTTGCCGGAGGATACAGAGCATGCGGGGCGTAACGACCGCACGCGCCTGTGGTTCGCCGCCAGGAGGACCTCAGGTGCCTCCTTTGCCCGCCAGGCAGAGAGAGATCTCCAGTCGGCCCATATCGTCCTCTTCGGCCTGGGAGGGCTGGGCTCGCAGCTCTTCACCCAGCTCCTGCTGACAGGCATCGGTGAGATCACCGCCGTTGACTGCGAGAAGGTGGAGGAGAGCAACCTGAACAGGCAGAGCCTCTTCTACGAGAGCAACGTGGGCCGCCTGAAGACGGAGGCTGCGGCGGAGCGGGCCCGGCTGATGAACAGCTCAGCATCCATTCATTTTGTGGATAAGAGAATCGCCTCGGCTGGAGACTTCGCCTCACTGATGGCCCCTGCGAGCCTGGCGCTCCTCGCCGCCGATACTCCCCGCGACATGATATTCGACTGGATGAACGAGGCCAGTTACACGACAGGCGTGCCGGTGCTCTACAGCAACGGTGTCCTCCAGTCCTCCATGGGGATCGGCCCGCTGGTGATCCCTGGCAGGACGGCGTGCTATCAGTGCTCGATGCCCGAAGGCGCCCGTTTTGAAGACCCCCTCGTGGAGCAGATCAACAGGCGGCACTGCCACGGGGTGATACTCCCTCCTCTTGCCATGTGCGCGGGTCTTATGGTGCTTGAGCTCGTGAGGCATCTCACTGGATGCGAACCCTGCCGGATTTATGACCGCAGGCTTCACATGGACTTCAGAAATTACCGGATGTGGTTCCAGGATATAGAAAAGCGCCGGAGCTGCCCTTTCTGCGAACAGAGAGCGCCATGA